A genomic stretch from Methylorubrum extorquens includes:
- the ureE gene encoding Urease accessory protein UreE has product MPKASLIVRKAAVRPDLVVDTVTLDHAARSQAHAHLTTAGGLSVDLHLDRAAGLEDGDALKLEDGRLVAVRAAEEALLEVRAGNPARLLRLAWQLGGEHVPAEVGAEVLYVPASAAELIRGAGCSAEPVNRPFKPEKAAHDHSQCGHDHHHHGHEAHTHDAHGHAEAHHDHAHHDHDHGHSHAHGGCGHDHSHEHGHEHGHSHRHEH; this is encoded by the coding sequence ATGCCCAAAGCCAGCCTGATCGTCCGCAAGGCCGCCGTTCGGCCCGATCTCGTCGTCGACACGGTGACCCTCGACCACGCCGCCCGGAGCCAGGCGCATGCGCACCTGACGACGGCGGGCGGCTTGTCCGTCGATCTCCACCTGGATCGTGCCGCGGGCCTCGAGGACGGCGATGCGCTGAAGCTCGAGGACGGGCGCCTCGTGGCCGTGCGTGCCGCCGAAGAAGCGCTTCTGGAAGTCCGCGCCGGCAATCCGGCCCGCCTGCTGCGGCTCGCCTGGCAACTCGGCGGCGAGCACGTCCCCGCGGAGGTCGGGGCGGAGGTTCTCTATGTGCCGGCCAGCGCCGCCGAGCTGATCCGCGGGGCCGGCTGCTCGGCCGAGCCGGTGAACCGCCCGTTCAAGCCGGAAAAGGCTGCGCACGATCACAGCCAGTGCGGCCACGACCATCATCATCACGGCCACGAAGCCCATACGCATGACGCTCATGGCCATGCCGAGGCTCACCATGACCACGCCCATCATGACCATGACCACGGGCACAGCCACGCCCACGGAGGCTGCGGGCACGACCACAGCCATGAACACGGCCATGAGCACGGCCATAGCCACCGCCACGAACACTGA